In the genome of Myxococcus stipitatus, one region contains:
- a CDS encoding amino acid adenylation domain-containing protein: MTHPRPQDLRAARSVTRAVEPRTETERAVALIWSEVLNVPGIGALDRFPELGGRSLMSSQVLARIWSLFRVELSPRELDELETVAAIAGRIDTLVAQRFRDVAGSSVMQPVSRTDRAAPDRAAHLARLFEQAVGSPDSRLSELLLVTQMERRPGPESWNEPARGPRAESCAHALVEAQAARTPDAVALVCEGRELTYAQLERRARQLAGHLRTAGVGVGDRVGVFMERSPEQLVSLLAILKAGAAYVALDTRYPVERLGYMVEDSNVARVLTRDSQWDSLPAPARARALRVDALCAEESAPRELTPPPRVPPESACYVVYTSGSTGKPKGVVLSHRALCNLLAWQRGHSPKPDATTLQFAPLSFDVSFQEIFSTWSAGGRLVVPSAPMRQDLPALLDFMVEQRVERLFLPFVALQALADAVVHGARVPTSLKEVITAGEQMQVTPAVVSLFEKLPGCVLENQYGPSETHVVSAYRMTGAPSTWPRLPPIGSPLPDVTLRVLDEAGRPCPTGVSGELFIGGVQLAQGYLEKPERTAERFIPDAHGRVPGERLYRTGDRARWNGDGVLEFLGRWDEQVKVRGFRVELGEVEAALRELPGVRDAAAGVHEDGPGDKRLVGYVVPESDAAWEPSAMKDALARRLPEHEVPSVLMKLSTLPLTPSGKLARGRLPPPDAASLRGSTPFVAPRGALEQQLADLFASVLKLPRVSVMDSFFALGGHSLLATLVVSRIRKTLKADVHLTTLFEAPTVAALASRISGAPLEPQSPLPALVKAPRGKPLPLSFSQERLWWLFKANPTSTAYNQPSAYRIKGALNVAALRASVQALVDRHESLRATFLEVDGRPYQQVAASLRVDLPLVDLRGRRDAEAALARCIDDDAREPFDLMRGPLVRGAVVRLADDDHVFIFSKHHIVTDGWSEGLITHEVVCFYSAFVRDESPRLPPLDIQYADYAAWQRRWLSGSELEARLDYWRTVLADAPKLLNLPVDKPRPPTRTFNGTWLPVSLGRARSEALNALCQRERVTPFMALLAAFGALLCRRARQEELVIGSPIANRALPELEPLIGLFVNTVALRVDLRGNPSFRQLLGRVRSVTLGAHAHQEVPIDQVVEAVVPQRPPDRAPLFQAMFVLQNAPTEALALPELALVPMASDRGAAVYELTLSLEETADGFTGLLEFNTDLFEPDTPRRWCDDFVVLLDRVLASPETRVGADAFIPGLDAQE, from the coding sequence ATGACCCATCCACGCCCCCAGGACCTCCGCGCCGCGCGCAGTGTCACCCGTGCGGTGGAACCCCGCACCGAAACCGAGCGCGCCGTCGCGCTCATCTGGAGTGAGGTGCTGAATGTGCCAGGTATCGGCGCGCTCGACCGCTTCCCCGAGCTCGGCGGCCGTTCGTTGATGAGCTCACAAGTGCTCGCGCGCATCTGGAGCCTGTTCCGGGTGGAGCTGTCGCCGCGGGAGCTGGACGAGCTGGAGACGGTGGCGGCCATCGCGGGGCGCATCGACACGCTGGTGGCGCAGCGGTTCCGGGATGTCGCCGGGTCCTCGGTGATGCAGCCGGTGTCTCGCACGGACCGCGCCGCGCCCGACAGGGCCGCCCATCTGGCTCGGCTGTTCGAGCAGGCGGTGGGCTCACCCGATTCGCGGCTGTCCGAACTCTTACTTGTCACGCAGATGGAGCGACGACCAGGACCCGAGTCGTGGAATGAACCCGCGCGTGGGCCGCGCGCGGAGTCGTGCGCGCACGCGCTGGTGGAAGCGCAGGCGGCGCGCACGCCCGACGCGGTGGCGCTGGTCTGCGAGGGGAGGGAGCTGACGTACGCGCAGCTGGAGCGGCGGGCCCGTCAGCTTGCGGGGCACCTGCGGACCGCGGGCGTGGGAGTGGGCGACCGGGTGGGGGTGTTCATGGAGCGGTCACCCGAACAGCTGGTGTCGCTCCTGGCGATTCTCAAGGCGGGCGCGGCCTACGTGGCGCTCGACACGCGCTACCCCGTGGAGCGGCTGGGGTACATGGTGGAGGACTCGAACGTGGCGAGGGTGCTGACGCGCGACAGTCAGTGGGACTCGCTGCCCGCGCCCGCCCGGGCGAGGGCGCTGCGCGTGGATGCGCTGTGCGCCGAGGAGTCTGCCCCCCGGGAGCTGACGCCGCCGCCGCGCGTGCCCCCGGAGAGCGCGTGCTACGTGGTCTACACGTCCGGGAGCACCGGGAAGCCGAAGGGCGTCGTGTTGTCGCACCGCGCGCTGTGCAACCTGCTGGCGTGGCAGCGGGGGCACTCGCCGAAGCCGGACGCGACGACGCTGCAGTTCGCCCCGCTGAGCTTCGATGTGTCGTTCCAGGAGATCTTCTCGACGTGGAGCGCCGGAGGACGGCTGGTCGTCCCGTCCGCGCCGATGCGACAGGACCTGCCCGCGCTGCTCGACTTCATGGTGGAGCAGCGGGTGGAGCGGCTGTTCCTTCCCTTCGTCGCCCTCCAGGCCCTGGCGGACGCGGTGGTGCACGGCGCGCGGGTGCCGACGAGCCTGAAGGAGGTCATCACCGCGGGAGAGCAGATGCAGGTGACGCCCGCGGTGGTGTCGCTCTTCGAGAAGCTGCCGGGCTGTGTCCTCGAGAATCAGTACGGCCCGTCGGAGACGCACGTCGTGAGCGCGTACCGGATGACGGGGGCACCCTCGACGTGGCCCCGGCTGCCGCCCATCGGCTCGCCGCTGCCCGACGTGACGCTGCGGGTGCTGGATGAGGCGGGGCGGCCGTGCCCCACGGGCGTGTCGGGCGAGCTGTTCATCGGCGGCGTGCAGCTGGCGCAGGGGTATCTGGAGAAACCGGAGCGGACCGCGGAGCGCTTCATCCCGGACGCGCACGGACGGGTGCCGGGCGAGCGGCTCTACCGGACCGGAGACCGGGCCCGCTGGAACGGGGACGGGGTGCTGGAGTTCCTCGGGCGTTGGGATGAGCAGGTGAAGGTGCGGGGCTTCCGGGTGGAGCTGGGCGAAGTCGAGGCGGCGCTTCGGGAGCTGCCCGGCGTGCGCGACGCCGCCGCGGGAGTGCATGAGGATGGGCCTGGCGACAAGCGCCTGGTGGGGTACGTGGTGCCGGAGTCGGACGCCGCCTGGGAGCCCTCGGCGATGAAGGACGCCCTGGCGCGCAGACTCCCGGAGCACGAAGTGCCTTCGGTGCTCATGAAGCTGAGCACGCTGCCGCTGACGCCCAGCGGGAAGCTCGCGCGGGGGAGGCTGCCGCCTCCGGACGCCGCCAGCCTGCGGGGCTCCACGCCCTTCGTGGCGCCTCGTGGCGCGCTGGAGCAGCAACTGGCGGACCTGTTCGCCTCGGTGCTGAAGCTGCCTCGCGTGAGCGTCATGGACAGCTTCTTCGCGCTGGGGGGCCACTCCCTGCTGGCGACGCTGGTGGTGTCGCGCATCCGCAAGACCCTCAAGGCGGACGTCCACCTGACGACGCTGTTCGAGGCGCCCACCGTCGCGGCGCTCGCGAGCCGCATCAGCGGCGCGCCGCTCGAGCCGCAGTCCCCGCTGCCCGCCCTGGTGAAGGCACCTCGAGGCAAGCCCCTGCCGCTGTCCTTCTCCCAGGAGCGGCTGTGGTGGCTGTTCAAGGCGAACCCCACCTCGACGGCCTACAACCAGCCCTCCGCCTATCGCATCAAGGGCGCGCTGAACGTCGCGGCCCTGCGGGCCTCCGTCCAGGCGTTGGTGGACCGCCATGAGTCGCTGCGCGCCACCTTCCTGGAGGTGGACGGGCGGCCCTATCAGCAGGTCGCCGCGTCGCTTCGCGTGGACCTGCCGCTGGTGGACCTGCGGGGGCGGCGGGACGCGGAGGCGGCGCTCGCGCGGTGCATCGACGACGACGCGCGCGAGCCCTTCGACCTCATGCGCGGCCCCCTCGTGCGAGGCGCCGTGGTCCGCCTGGCCGACGACGACCACGTCTTCATCTTCAGCAAGCACCACATCGTCACCGATGGCTGGTCGGAGGGGCTCATCACCCATGAGGTGGTGTGCTTCTACTCGGCCTTCGTGCGGGACGAGTCGCCCCGGCTCCCGCCGCTCGACATCCAGTACGCGGACTACGCGGCCTGGCAGCGCCGGTGGTTGTCGGGCAGCGAGCTGGAGGCCCGGCTGGACTACTGGCGCACCGTCCTGGCGGATGCGCCCAAGCTGCTGAACCTCCCCGTCGACAAGCCGCGTCCCCCCACGCGGACGTTCAACGGCACCTGGCTGCCCGTGTCCCTGGGCCGCGCGCGAAGCGAGGCGCTCAACGCGCTCTGCCAGCGCGAGCGGGTGACCCCGTTCATGGCGCTGCTGGCCGCGTTCGGCGCGCTGCTATGCCGCCGGGCGCGGCAGGAGGAGCTGGTCATCGGCTCGCCCATCGCCAACCGCGCGCTCCCGGAGCTGGAGCCGCTCATCGGTCTGTTCGTCAACACGGTGGCGCTGCGCGTGGACCTGCGGGGCAACCCCAGCTTCCGGCAGCTCCTGGGCCGGGTGCGCTCCGTCACGCTCGGCGCGCATGCCCACCAGGAAGTGCCCATCGACCAGGTGGTGGAGGCCGTCGTGCCCCAGAGGCCGCCGGACCGGGCGCCGCTCTTCCAGGCGATGTTCGTCCTCCAGAACG
- a CDS encoding OmpP1/FadL family transporter: protein MVHLGVTDDLKTMKKTLSLMTLLAAGASQAAGFQIDTQSARSTGMGNAATAWLDDSSAIYSNAANILGVKRLDITVGDTGILPLLEFTPDGGTAQSQKLTVSPPPHVFAVFRPFESLAFGVGAYAPYGARSRWKDDFVGRFRGKESSLTAYYINPTVAYQPHEAIRVGAGLDIVRSTVEIRRGLNFVEGEGAIHLGGGAWGVGFNAGVQAELLPKELTLGVHFRSAVAVTFDGKADFQDVPTEFQQRMTDQRVSADVTFPSTLAIGLAFFPMERLTMAFDAQVTFWSSFEQLAIEFPDTPALNNPVAKNWATKVKYHLGAEYAVTPQLQARAGFVADLAPSPEETLTPDLPDADRYKLTVGAGYTFGALRADAGYQFVILSDTTSTAPGMPGTYSGSAHVLSVTLGYAL, encoded by the coding sequence GTGGTGCACCTGGGCGTGACGGATGACCTGAAGACCATGAAGAAGACGCTCTCCCTCATGACACTGCTCGCCGCGGGTGCCAGCCAGGCCGCGGGGTTTCAGATCGACACGCAGAGCGCCCGCTCGACGGGCATGGGCAACGCGGCCACCGCGTGGTTGGACGACTCGTCGGCCATCTACTCCAACGCGGCCAACATCCTGGGTGTGAAGCGGTTGGATATCACCGTGGGAGACACGGGCATCCTGCCGCTGCTGGAGTTCACGCCGGACGGAGGCACCGCGCAGAGCCAGAAGCTGACGGTGTCTCCGCCGCCGCACGTGTTCGCGGTGTTCCGCCCCTTCGAGTCGCTCGCGTTCGGCGTGGGTGCCTACGCGCCCTACGGCGCGCGCAGCCGGTGGAAGGACGACTTCGTGGGGCGCTTCCGCGGGAAGGAGTCGAGCCTCACGGCGTATTACATCAACCCCACCGTCGCGTATCAGCCGCATGAGGCGATCCGCGTGGGCGCGGGCCTGGACATCGTGCGCTCCACCGTGGAGATCCGCCGGGGGCTGAACTTCGTGGAGGGCGAGGGCGCCATCCACCTGGGCGGCGGCGCGTGGGGCGTGGGCTTCAACGCGGGCGTCCAGGCGGAGCTGCTCCCGAAGGAGCTGACGCTCGGGGTGCACTTCCGCAGCGCGGTGGCCGTCACGTTCGACGGCAAGGCGGACTTCCAGGACGTGCCCACGGAGTTCCAGCAGCGGATGACGGACCAGCGCGTGAGCGCGGACGTCACCTTCCCCTCCACGCTCGCCATCGGCCTGGCCTTCTTCCCGATGGAGCGGCTGACGATGGCCTTCGATGCGCAGGTGACGTTCTGGTCCTCCTTCGAGCAGCTGGCCATCGAGTTCCCGGACACGCCGGCCCTCAACAACCCGGTGGCGAAGAACTGGGCGACGAAGGTGAAGTACCACCTGGGCGCCGAGTACGCCGTCACGCCCCAGCTCCAGGCGCGCGCGGGCTTCGTCGCGGACCTGGCACCGAGCCCCGAGGAGACGCTCACCCCGGACCTCCCGGACGCGGACCGCTACAAGCTCACCGTGGGCGCGGGCTACACCTTCGGCGCGCTGCGCGCGGACGCGGGCTACCAGTTCGTCATCCTCTCGGACACGACGAGCACCGCGCCCGGCATGCCCGGCACGTACTCCGGCTCCGCGCACGTGCTGAGCGTGACGCTCGGCTACGCGCTGTAG
- a CDS encoding cyclic nucleotide-binding domain-containing protein, translating into MSNPVSPIPSLQPMGPAPLPVWTRFLPAGQVVVREGDTGASMFVILEGKVAVCREPTHRREARMLAMLGAGDFFGELALMTHCPRMASVVTVERTVVRELSLNGLAVAGARHGVEAPVVAMRCRERLLADALRSSPLLSGLSPGLWAQLGGALEPYSVGVGETLLTRGLPGDALYILLRGRCGVFHTHGDGRITAYPDMTEGDIFGEVSLLRGRLATATVTARTSCTMLRLDQTVFRKLFWGQAEIRRALVSLGLERMHRTMGIISSSEG; encoded by the coding sequence ATGTCGAATCCGGTTTCCCCAATCCCTTCCTTGCAGCCGATGGGGCCCGCGCCGTTGCCAGTCTGGACGCGGTTCCTCCCCGCCGGTCAGGTGGTGGTGCGCGAGGGGGACACGGGCGCGTCGATGTTCGTCATCCTGGAGGGCAAGGTGGCGGTGTGCCGCGAGCCCACCCACCGCCGGGAGGCGCGGATGCTGGCCATGCTCGGCGCGGGGGACTTCTTCGGCGAGCTGGCGCTGATGACGCACTGTCCACGAATGGCCAGTGTCGTCACCGTGGAGCGGACCGTGGTGCGGGAGCTGTCGCTCAACGGGCTCGCGGTCGCTGGCGCGCGTCACGGCGTGGAGGCCCCCGTCGTCGCCATGCGGTGCCGGGAGCGGCTGCTGGCGGATGCCCTGCGGAGCAGCCCGCTGTTGAGCGGCTTGTCACCCGGGCTCTGGGCCCAGCTGGGCGGGGCGCTGGAGCCGTACTCCGTCGGCGTGGGCGAGACCCTGCTCACGCGTGGACTTCCGGGGGACGCGCTCTACATCCTGCTGCGAGGCCGCTGCGGGGTCTTCCACACGCATGGGGACGGGCGCATCACCGCCTATCCCGACATGACGGAAGGAGACATCTTCGGAGAGGTCTCCCTGCTGCGAGGACGGCTGGCCACGGCCACGGTGACGGCGCGGACCTCCTGCACGATGCTGCGGTTGGATCAGACCGTGTTCCGCAAGCTCTTCTGGGGACAGGCGGAGATCCGCCGGGCGCTCGTGAGCCTGGGGCTGGAGCGGATGCACCGGACCATGGGCATCATCTCCAGCTCCGAGGGCTGA
- a CDS encoding Crp/Fnr family transcriptional regulator, with amino-acid sequence MSHAQLLSEISLFEHLDSEALESLSSLLRPCRFGRGEVVFLQGDVGTALYVIRRGEVAIRLSSPEGKEVILSLLSRGDFFGELALLDGEPRSTDAVAREDSELLILQREDFRRYVEARPSVATALLATLSRMVRHVTQLVHDTHFLDARERLVRVLLGLAREQGESGGAGGVVIPLRLTQTEIANLCGLTRESTNKWLRFYVREGLLSYEGGRITLVHPDRLVRETP; translated from the coding sequence ATGTCACACGCGCAACTGCTGTCCGAGATATCGCTCTTCGAGCACCTGGACAGCGAGGCATTGGAGAGCCTGTCTTCGCTGCTGCGTCCGTGTCGTTTCGGGCGCGGCGAGGTTGTCTTCCTTCAGGGCGACGTGGGCACCGCGCTGTATGTCATCCGCCGCGGAGAGGTGGCCATCCGGCTGAGCTCGCCGGAGGGCAAGGAGGTCATCCTCTCCTTGCTGTCGCGCGGGGACTTCTTCGGAGAGCTGGCGCTCCTGGATGGAGAGCCGCGCTCCACGGACGCGGTGGCGCGAGAGGACTCGGAGCTGTTGATCCTCCAGCGGGAGGACTTCCGCCGCTACGTGGAGGCCCGCCCGAGCGTGGCCACCGCGCTGCTGGCGACGTTGAGTCGCATGGTCCGCCACGTGACACAGCTGGTCCACGACACCCACTTCCTGGACGCGCGCGAGCGGCTGGTGCGGGTGCTGCTGGGGCTGGCGCGAGAGCAAGGCGAGAGCGGCGGCGCGGGCGGTGTGGTCATCCCCTTGAGGCTCACCCAGACGGAGATCGCCAACCTCTGCGGGTTGACGCGGGAGAGCACCAACAAGTGGCTGCGCTTCTACGTGCGTGAGGGATTGCTGTCTTATGAGGGAGGGAGAATCACCTTGGTCCATCCTGACCGCCTGGTGAGGGAAACCCCCTAG
- a CDS encoding 2,3-dihydro-2,3-dihydroxybenzoate dehydrogenase, translating to MGETPRVALVTGAAQGIGAEVARVLAAEFTVAALDTNAEGLLALVSELRGRGQKAAAWPVSVGDAAAVETVVERIERELGPIHTLVNVAGVLRMSPVVSMTDEDWATTFGVNTNGVFHVSRAVARRMMPRRAGVIVTVSSNASGTPRMQMGAYAASKAASTMFTKCLGLELAEYGIRCNVVSPGSTDTAMQRLLWKDEHGADAVIAGASESYRVGIPLRRIATPRDIADAVQFLVSDRARHITLHDLRVDGGATLGC from the coding sequence ATGGGCGAGACACCCCGGGTGGCGTTGGTGACGGGAGCGGCGCAGGGCATTGGCGCGGAGGTGGCCAGGGTCCTGGCGGCGGAGTTCACCGTGGCCGCGCTCGACACGAACGCGGAGGGGCTGCTCGCCTTGGTCTCCGAGCTGCGGGGGCGCGGGCAGAAGGCCGCCGCGTGGCCGGTCAGCGTGGGAGACGCCGCCGCCGTGGAGACGGTGGTGGAGCGCATCGAGCGGGAGCTGGGCCCCATCCACACCCTGGTCAACGTCGCGGGCGTGCTGCGGATGTCTCCGGTGGTGTCCATGACGGACGAGGACTGGGCCACCACCTTCGGGGTGAACACGAACGGGGTGTTTCATGTCTCGCGCGCGGTGGCTCGGCGCATGATGCCCCGCCGCGCGGGAGTCATCGTCACGGTGAGCTCCAACGCCTCCGGGACGCCGCGCATGCAGATGGGCGCGTATGCCGCGTCCAAGGCCGCCTCCACCATGTTCACCAAGTGCCTGGGGCTGGAGCTGGCCGAGTACGGCATCCGCTGCAACGTGGTGTCGCCGGGCTCCACCGACACGGCCATGCAGCGCCTGCTCTGGAAGGACGAGCACGGCGCGGACGCCGTCATCGCGGGCGCGTCGGAGTCCTACCGCGTCGGCATCCCCCTGCGCCGCATCGCCACGCCGCGCGACATCGCGGACGCGGTGCAGTTCCTCGTGTCGGACCGCGCCCGCCACATCACCCTCCACGACCTCCGCGTCGACGGGGGCGCCACGCTGGGCTGTTGA
- the dhbC gene encoding isochorismate synthase DhbC, translating to MTQTDRSVAPQKLAAQLLESYEAGSSFFFASPRRTLLARGTFATVPHVGGASSLERLPERVAAVLGDSRQADHDIPVAVGAVPFDGSVPAQLVVPLTIQRAGPLVFDDMAMPLPSQPARYTVRPVPEPSAYLDGVAQALKRMEQGPLRKVVLSRALHLSATTPIDLQRLLHNLARRNPSGYTFAVDLPSRGAAFPGEGRRTLIGASPELLVSRSGMQVLANPLAGSAARSPDPVEDQRRAQALLQSPKDLHEHAVVIDAVAEALRPFCKNLEVPARPSLVNTQTMWHLSSRIVGELRDPGISSVTLALAMHPTPAVCGHPTALAHAAIGDIEPFERGYYTGAVGWCDVNGDGQWAVTIRCAEADEHSLRLFAGAGIVAGSQPESELAETEAKFRTMLQAMGLGLGVEVKS from the coding sequence GTGACGCAGACTGATCGTTCCGTGGCACCCCAGAAGCTGGCCGCGCAGTTGCTCGAGAGCTACGAGGCGGGCTCTTCGTTCTTCTTCGCCTCGCCTCGCCGCACGCTGTTGGCGCGAGGCACGTTCGCCACGGTGCCGCACGTGGGTGGCGCCAGCTCGCTGGAGCGGCTGCCGGAGCGCGTGGCGGCGGTGCTGGGCGACTCGCGACAGGCGGACCATGACATCCCCGTGGCGGTGGGCGCGGTGCCCTTCGACGGCAGCGTGCCCGCGCAGCTGGTGGTGCCCCTGACGATCCAGCGCGCGGGGCCGCTGGTGTTCGACGACATGGCCATGCCCCTGCCCTCGCAGCCGGCGCGCTACACGGTGCGGCCGGTGCCGGAGCCCTCCGCGTACCTCGACGGCGTGGCCCAGGCGCTGAAGCGGATGGAGCAAGGCCCGCTGCGCAAGGTGGTGCTGTCGCGCGCGCTGCACCTGAGCGCGACGACGCCCATCGACCTCCAGCGCCTGCTGCACAACCTGGCCCGGCGCAACCCGTCCGGTTACACGTTCGCGGTGGACCTGCCCTCGCGGGGGGCGGCCTTCCCGGGCGAGGGACGGCGCACGCTGATTGGCGCCAGCCCGGAGCTGCTCGTGTCTCGCTCGGGGATGCAGGTGCTGGCCAATCCCCTCGCGGGCTCGGCGGCGCGCAGTCCGGACCCGGTGGAGGACCAGCGGCGGGCCCAGGCGCTGCTCCAGTCGCCCAAGGACCTGCACGAGCACGCGGTCGTCATCGACGCGGTGGCGGAGGCGCTGCGTCCGTTCTGCAAGAACCTGGAGGTGCCCGCGCGGCCGTCGCTCGTGAACACGCAGACGATGTGGCACCTGTCCAGCCGCATCGTCGGTGAGCTGAGGGACCCGGGCATCAGCTCCGTCACGCTCGCGCTGGCGATGCACCCGACGCCGGCCGTCTGCGGCCATCCCACGGCGCTGGCCCACGCGGCCATCGGCGACATCGAGCCATTTGAGCGCGGCTACTACACGGGCGCGGTCGGATGGTGCGACGTGAATGGCGACGGACAGTGGGCGGTGACCATCCGCTGCGCGGAGGCCGACGAGCACTCGCTGCGACTGTTCGCGGGCGCGGGCATCGTCGCGGGCTCCCAGCCGGAGTCGGAGCTGGCGGAGACCGAGGCGAAGTTCCGCACGATGCTCCAGGCGATGGGGCTGGGCCTGGGTGTCGAGGTGAAGTCATGA
- a CDS encoding (2,3-dihydroxybenzoyl)adenylate synthase, translating to MSTADARLPGCPTWPEDFAERYRRAGYWRGETFGRMLRERAELHGDRVALVSGEDRWTYRELDARVDRLASGFKALGIRARDRVVVQLPNIAAFHEVCFALFRLGALPVFALPAHRGAEIGYFCEFTEAVAYVIADRHGGFDYRTLAASVKATVPSLQHVIVVGDAGPYTALESLYRTPEALEEPRPDDVAFFQLSGGSTGVPKLIPRTHDDYLYSVRASAEICQLDTSSVYLCALPAAHNFPMSSPGVFGTLHAGGTAVLALHPSPDVAFPLIAREKVTITALVPPLAMVWMDAAKARRHDLSSLKVLQVGGAKLSSEAAARVKPALGCTLQQVFGMAEGLVNYTRLDDSEEHILHTQGRPICADDEVRILDEDGQDVEVGQTGQLFTRGPYTIRGYYKAETHNARAFTSDGFYGTGDLVRMTADGYLVVEGRAKDQINRGGDKVAAEEIENHLLAHPMVHDAAVVSMPDAFLGERTCAFVIPRGTPPPATSLTSFLRERGLAAFKIPDRVEFVDTFPKTGVGKVSKKALREALVRPAATR from the coding sequence ATGAGCACCGCCGACGCCCGGCTCCCCGGGTGCCCCACGTGGCCCGAGGACTTCGCGGAGCGCTACCGCCGCGCGGGCTACTGGCGCGGGGAGACCTTCGGCCGGATGTTGCGCGAGCGAGCGGAGCTCCACGGCGACCGCGTCGCGCTCGTCTCCGGCGAGGACCGGTGGACATACCGCGAGCTGGACGCGCGGGTGGACCGGCTCGCGTCCGGGTTCAAGGCCCTGGGCATCCGGGCCAGGGACCGCGTGGTGGTGCAGCTCCCCAACATCGCCGCGTTCCACGAGGTCTGCTTCGCCCTCTTCCGGCTGGGCGCGCTGCCCGTCTTCGCCCTCCCCGCCCACCGGGGCGCGGAGATTGGCTACTTCTGCGAGTTCACCGAGGCGGTCGCCTACGTCATCGCGGACCGCCATGGCGGGTTCGACTACCGGACGCTCGCGGCCAGCGTGAAGGCGACGGTGCCGTCGCTCCAGCACGTCATCGTCGTGGGCGACGCGGGGCCGTACACCGCGCTGGAGAGCCTCTACCGGACGCCCGAGGCGCTCGAGGAGCCGCGCCCCGACGACGTGGCCTTCTTCCAGCTCTCCGGCGGCAGCACGGGGGTGCCCAAGCTCATCCCGCGCACGCATGACGACTACCTCTACAGCGTTCGCGCCAGCGCGGAGATCTGCCAGCTCGACACGTCGAGCGTGTACCTCTGCGCGCTCCCCGCCGCGCACAACTTCCCCATGAGCTCACCCGGTGTGTTCGGGACGCTCCACGCGGGCGGCACGGCGGTGCTGGCCCTCCACCCGAGCCCGGACGTGGCCTTCCCGCTCATCGCGCGGGAGAAGGTCACCATCACCGCGCTGGTGCCCCCCCTCGCCATGGTGTGGATGGATGCGGCCAAGGCGCGCAGGCACGACCTGTCCAGCCTGAAGGTGCTCCAGGTGGGCGGCGCGAAGCTGAGCTCGGAGGCCGCCGCGCGCGTGAAGCCCGCGCTGGGCTGCACGCTCCAGCAGGTCTTCGGCATGGCGGAGGGGCTGGTCAACTACACGCGCCTGGATGACTCCGAGGAGCACATCCTCCACACCCAGGGCCGCCCCATCTGCGCCGACGACGAGGTCCGCATCCTCGACGAGGACGGCCAGGATGTGGAGGTGGGCCAGACGGGCCAGCTCTTCACGCGCGGGCCCTACACGATTCGCGGCTACTACAAGGCGGAGACCCACAACGCGCGGGCCTTCACGTCCGACGGCTTCTACGGCACCGGCGACCTGGTGCGGATGACGGCGGATGGGTACCTGGTGGTGGAGGGCCGCGCGAAGGACCAGATCAACCGCGGCGGCGACAAGGTCGCGGCGGAGGAGATTGAAAACCACCTCCTGGCCCACCCCATGGTCCACGACGCCGCCGTCGTCTCCATGCCGGATGCCTTCCTCGGCGAGCGCACGTGCGCGTTCGTCATTCCGCGAGGGACGCCACCTCCCGCCACTTCGCTGACCTCGTTCCTCCGGGAGCGCGGGCTGGCTGCGTTCAAGATTCCGGACCGGGTCGAGTTCGTCGACACGTTCCCGAAGACCGGCGTCGGCAAGGTCAGCAAGAAGGCCCTGCGCGAGGCGCTCGTCCGTCCCGCCGCCACCCGCTGA
- a CDS encoding isochorismatase family protein, which yields MALPAITPYPMPGVADLPKNKVAWTPDPKRAVLLIHDMQRYFVEAFTAGASPVTELVANIQQLRRHCASLGIPVVFSAQPGGQTPEQRGLLLDFWGGGINGGPLQKQIIDALTPGDGDIQLTKWTYSAFRRTNLLEMMREKGKDQLIICGIYAHIGCLQTASDGFMSNIQPFLVADALGDFSLAHHQLALSYAAQLCAVTTTAQQVISALGPAASASTSAGLSSHQVRADVAELLQVSLMELGEDENLLERGMDSIRLMSLVERWRNAGAEVTFVELAERPTLADWYAILGAMMLPPLAASTAPVALQRQA from the coding sequence ATGGCGCTCCCCGCCATCACCCCCTACCCGATGCCCGGCGTCGCCGACCTCCCGAAGAACAAGGTCGCGTGGACGCCCGACCCCAAGCGCGCGGTGCTGCTCATCCATGACATGCAGCGCTACTTCGTGGAGGCGTTCACCGCGGGCGCCTCGCCCGTCACGGAGCTGGTCGCCAACATCCAGCAGCTGCGGCGGCACTGCGCCTCGCTCGGCATCCCCGTGGTGTTCTCCGCGCAGCCGGGCGGCCAGACGCCGGAGCAGCGCGGACTGCTGCTCGACTTCTGGGGCGGCGGCATCAACGGCGGCCCGCTCCAGAAGCAGATCATCGACGCGCTCACCCCGGGCGACGGCGACATCCAGCTCACCAAGTGGACCTACAGCGCGTTCCGCCGCACGAACCTGCTGGAGATGATGCGGGAGAAGGGCAAGGACCAGCTCATCATCTGCGGCATCTACGCGCACATCGGCTGCCTCCAGACGGCCAGCGATGGGTTCATGAGCAACATCCAGCCCTTCCTGGTCGCGGACGCGCTGGGGGACTTCTCCCTCGCGCACCACCAGCTCGCGCTCAGCTACGCGGCGCAGCTCTGCGCCGTCACCACCACCGCGCAGCAGGTCATCTCCGCGCTGGGGCCCGCGGCGTCCGCGAGCACCTCCGCCGGGCTGAGCAGCCACCAGGTCCGCGCGGACGTCGCGGAGCTGCTCCAGGTCTCCCTAATGGAGCTGGGGGAGGACGAGAACCTGCTCGAGCGCGGCATGGACTCCATCCGGCTGATGAGCCTGGTGGAGCGGTGGAGGAACGCGGGCGCGGAGGTCACCTTCGTGGAGCTGGCGGAGCGGCCGACGCTCGCCGATTGGTACGCGATTCTCGGCGCGATGATGCTGCCTCCCCTCGCCGCGAGCACCGCCCCCGTCGCGCTCCAGCGACAGGCTTAG